Within Actinosynnema pretiosum, the genomic segment TGCCCGAGCCCTGCTGGCCGCCCGCCGTGCCCACCTCGATCGTGCCCGAGTTCTGCTGGCCTGCGCCGAGGCCGGTGCCCGGCTGACCGGGCTGACCCGGCTGCTGGCCGCCGCCGTCACCGGTTCCGGGCTGCTGGCCCGAGCCGTTGCCGTTGCCGGTCCCCTGGCCCTGCTCGCCGCCGGGGCTGTCCGGGTTCACCCCGCCCGCCTCGACGATCTCCTCGGCCCGGTCGTCCGCCGCCTCGCGCGCCGCCGACCGGATCGCCGGCCGCACCAGCAGCAACCACGCCAGCACCAGCGCCAGCAGCGCCGCCAGCAGCGCCAGGAGCCAGCGGGAGAACACCGGCAGCTGCACCAGCTCCCCGTCCAGCGGGTGCTCCAGCACCGCCCCGCCGTCCACCAGCGTGGCGCCCGGCGCGCCGCTCGCCGCCGGACCCGTCGCGGTCACCACCGGGTTCAGCGGCCACTCCACCGACTTGCCGAACCACAGGACCTTCCCGACCCGCACCCGGAAGTCGATCTCGGTCGCCTCGCCCGGCGGGACCTCCACCGGGCGCTGGGGCAGCTCGTAGGTCAGCCGGTCGTCCGACGCGGGCGCGGACAGCGCCACCGACACCGCCGTGTTGCCCTCGTTGTGCAGGCGCACGTGGTACCGCGCGCTGCGCCACGCCCGCCGCCGCTGCGGGACCAGCTCGGCCCGCTGCTGGCCGAACGGCTCCACCACCACGGTCGTCTCCGACACCGCGACGGCGTCCGGGCGCTCCGACGGGAGCACGCGGACGCCGAGCGGGATCTCCCCGGCCCTCGGGGTGGACGCCCTCGGCGGGCGCAGCAGCACCGCGACCTGGCCGGACGTGCCGGGGTACAGCGACAGCCGCGCGGGCTCGACGCTGGTCCACGGCGCGCACTCACCCACCACCTCGAACTCGTACGCCTCGACCACGTCGCTGTCGTTGCGCACCGTCATCGTCGTGCTGGTCTCCTGGCCGGGCGTCACCACCACGGTGGGGAGACCGAATTCGGTCGTTGCGGTCACGCGGGGGACGCTAGGCGGCCCGCGCCGCCGTCCGGGAGGGAGAAAAGGGCACTGTGCGGGCAAACCCGTGCACTCGCGCACCCGCGCCCCTGCCCGACCTCCTGCCGCCGGGCCCACGATGGGACGCACCACCAGCGAGGGGAGTCGGGATGACGACGAGGATTCCGGTCGCCGTGTACGCGGCGGACCAGGTGCTGCGCACCGGCGTGGCGCACCAGCTCAAGCCCCGTCCCGAGGTGGAGGTCCTGCCGCCCGGCGAGGAGCACCGCGCGCGCGTCGCGCTCGTGGTCGTGGACGAGGTGGACGAGCCGTCCGCGCGGCTGCTGCGCAGGCTCCAGCGCGCCACGACCGTGCGCACCGGCGTGGTGGTCAGCCGCTTCGACCAGGACGCGCTGCAGGTCGTCGTCGACTGCGGCGTGGCGGCCGTGGTGCGCCGGGGCGACGCCGACCAGGACCGGCTGGTGGCGGCGGTGTCGGCGCTGGCCAAGGGCGAGGCGGTGCTGCCCGGCGACCTGCTCGGCAAGCTGCTCGACCACGTGAGCCGGTTGCGGCGCAGCGTGCTCGACCCGAACGCGCCCAGCCTGTCCACCCTCACCCCGCGCGAGGCCGACATGCTGCGGCTGGTGTCCGAGGGGTTCGGCACCGCCGAGATCGCGGTGAAGATGTCGTTCTCCGAGCGGACGGTCAAGAACGTGCTGCACGAGGTCACCACCCGGCTGAACCTGCGCAACCGCGCGCACGCGGTCGGGTACGTGATGCGCCACGGGCTGATCTGAGGCCCCGCGCGGCCGGGTTGCCCGAACAGACCACCAGCCGTTCCCCCGCGCTGCCCGCCGGGACCTCCCTCCCCGGCGGGGCGCGCGGCCAGGATCGGGACCGACGCGAGGAGGTGCGCGGTGTTCACCAGGTTCAGGGCCGTCGTGGTGGCGGTCGTGGCTGTGCTGCTCGGCGGCGTCGTGGTGGTGCTGCACAGCGGCGTGGCGCCCGCCCAGCAGGACGACCCGCCGCCGCCCCAGCGGATCGCGTACGCGGGCACGGAGCACCGGGGCATCGGGCGCGTGCCCGTCGGCTACCCGACGGACCTCCCGAGCCCGCCCCTGTTCGACGACCGGCCCTCCCACTTCGACGACGAGGTGTCGGCGCGCGGCGGGCTCGTGGTGTTCGTCAGCATGAGGGCCGAGAAGCTGCCGCAGGTGTTCCTGCGCCAGCGCGACGGGGTCGTCGTGCAGCTGACCGAGGGCATGCACGCCTGCCACCCGCAGCTCACCCCAGACCTGGGAACCGTGGTGTTCCAGCAGGTGCGGTCCGACGGGCGCGGCGAGCTGTGGGCGGTCGGCGTGGACGGGACGAACCTGCGCCGCATCACCCCCGAGGGCGCCGAGCCCGAGGAGTGGCCGACCGTCTCCCCGGACGGGCAGCGCGTCGCGTTCAGCGCGGGCGGGCAGATCCGCAGCAGGCCCCTCGCGGGCGGGCCCTCCACGCAGCTCACCGACGAACCCGGCGGTGGCGCGGGCGAACCGGTGTGGCACCCGACCGAGGACCGGATCGTCTACAAGCTCGGGGACGGGCGCGCGCGGCTGCGCGTGCTGGAGGACGGGGCCAGCCGGGACTTCTTCGCCGAGAACCAGGCGGGGTGGAGCGGTCGGTGGCCGGTGTGGATGCCGGACGGCGAGGCGCTGCTGTTCATCAGCTGCGGCTGCCTGGAGGCGGACCCGAGGGAGGGCGTCTACCGGGTCGCGGGCGACGGCGGTGAACCGGTCGGGGCCGCGC encodes:
- a CDS encoding COG1470 family protein — encoded protein: MTATTEFGLPTVVVTPGQETSTTMTVRNDSDVVEAYEFEVVGECAPWTSVEPARLSLYPGTSGQVAVLLRPPRASTPRAGEIPLGVRVLPSERPDAVAVSETTVVVEPFGQQRAELVPQRRRAWRSARYHVRLHNEGNTAVSVALSAPASDDRLTYELPQRPVEVPPGEATEIDFRVRVGKVLWFGKSVEWPLNPVVTATGPAASGAPGATLVDGGAVLEHPLDGELVQLPVFSRWLLALLAALLALVLAWLLLVRPAIRSAAREAADDRAEEIVEAGGVNPDSPGGEQGQGTGNGNGSGQQPGTGDGGGQQPGQPGQPGTGLGAGQQNSGTIEVGTAGGQQGSGTYTVPDGKLFRITDLVVSNHQGDEGVLTISFGEQRVLTLALETFRNQDFHWVAPIEVRENATVSAQVQCARPGTPATGQQSQQCFQTLNVSGLLGDLPER
- a CDS encoding helix-turn-helix transcriptional regulator; the protein is MTTRIPVAVYAADQVLRTGVAHQLKPRPEVEVLPPGEEHRARVALVVVDEVDEPSARLLRRLQRATTVRTGVVVSRFDQDALQVVVDCGVAAVVRRGDADQDRLVAAVSALAKGEAVLPGDLLGKLLDHVSRLRRSVLDPNAPSLSTLTPREADMLRLVSEGFGTAEIAVKMSFSERTVKNVLHEVTTRLNLRNRAHAVGYVMRHGLI